One window of Halorussus sp. MSC15.2 genomic DNA carries:
- a CDS encoding glycosyltransferase, with protein MRVLFVPELYRPDDATANGTLNDAVALVEQWLDIDPNLHVYWLLAPPETANYDHGYVLADRERVTLVEAEPFMHGHEHEDAFSETGYTEDQFRAIEETIFDVSGYVDVAIDQQVTGRYDLSKWLHRLGGGPAAEVRPTEVVGYVHDLRLPFKRHGREMPDDAPVKVELSAATYADGLWFKAGVDAERMREYGTAVLDEAFLDDLLDDALETGSPLDFGEYEESYADDPERLHVAGSGWGKKNLDVVLDAAETLHEEFGIRTLMTNMDPIPEGMADREFVDAYPECSRERYETALRTGDIAVCASDHETMPRTPFEQAASGQVLVVRDEPWAYDCVPEDYRLAGDLGDLEALAVRTVENWDEAVAENRRMVERVREVRGPERCGRRTHRDLAQRVERRISPVDGTAVRDDVATAASEFDGEIPLDDLRERAGEGTPISDLVYALRSLGYADAGNPGTPVFVASG; from the coding sequence ATGCGCGTCCTCTTCGTCCCCGAACTCTACCGGCCCGACGACGCCACCGCCAACGGCACGCTCAACGACGCCGTGGCGCTGGTCGAGCAGTGGCTCGACATCGACCCCAACCTCCACGTCTACTGGCTGCTCGCGCCCCCGGAGACCGCGAACTACGACCATGGGTACGTGCTGGCCGACCGCGAGCGCGTGACGCTCGTCGAGGCCGAACCGTTCATGCACGGCCACGAACACGAGGACGCCTTCTCCGAGACGGGGTACACCGAGGACCAGTTCCGAGCCATCGAGGAGACGATTTTCGACGTTTCCGGCTACGTAGACGTGGCTATCGACCAGCAGGTGACGGGCCGGTACGACCTCTCGAAGTGGCTTCACCGACTCGGCGGCGGTCCGGCGGCCGAGGTGCGCCCGACGGAAGTCGTCGGCTACGTCCACGACCTGCGACTCCCCTTCAAGCGCCACGGCCGGGAGATGCCCGACGACGCCCCGGTGAAAGTAGAGCTGTCTGCCGCGACCTACGCCGACGGCCTCTGGTTCAAGGCCGGGGTGGACGCCGAGCGCATGCGGGAGTACGGGACCGCCGTCCTCGACGAGGCGTTCTTGGACGACCTGCTGGACGACGCGCTGGAGACCGGGAGTCCGCTCGACTTCGGCGAGTACGAGGAGTCGTACGCCGACGACCCCGAGCGACTCCACGTCGCGGGGTCCGGGTGGGGCAAGAAGAATCTCGACGTGGTACTGGACGCGGCAGAGACCCTCCACGAGGAGTTCGGGATTCGCACGCTGATGACGAACATGGACCCGATTCCCGAGGGGATGGCCGACCGCGAGTTCGTGGACGCCTACCCGGAGTGTTCCCGGGAACGCTACGAGACGGCGCTCCGAACGGGCGACATCGCGGTCTGCGCTTCGGACCACGAGACGATGCCCCGGACACCCTTCGAACAGGCCGCCAGCGGGCAGGTGCTGGTCGTTCGCGACGAACCGTGGGCCTACGACTGCGTGCCCGAGGACTACCGACTCGCGGGCGACCTCGGGGACCTCGAAGCCCTCGCGGTCCGTACGGTCGAGAACTGGGACGAGGCGGTCGCCGAGAACCGACGGATGGTCGAGCGCGTCCGGGAGGTCCGCGGCCCGGAGCGCTGCGGGCGGCGGACCCACCGCGACCTCGCCCAGCGCGTCGAACGTCGAATCTCGCCGGTCGACGGGACCGCAGTCCGGGACGACGTGGCGACGGCCGCCTCGGAGTTCGACGGAGAGATTCCGCTGGACGACCTCCGAGAGCGCGCGGGCGAGGGCACCCCGATATCCGACCTCGTGTACGCCCTGCGGTCGCTCGGCTACGCGGACGCGGGGAATCCCGGGACGCCGGTGTTCGTCGCCTCAGGATAG
- a CDS encoding AI-2E family transporter: MSWVREFSFDRERLAWWLVAVGLALALGYIVASFLGTFLLGLFVYYATRPMYRRLLDRLHQPTLTAITALFGLALPGLVLLGYTVVVSVRELSSLAGVGFEELEGVLGTQMNLSQLLDPQQLLALLQTTPQQLQADLQQFAAQRGAETVREILGSVFTVLGVLASTALGIVITLVVAFYLLRDDYRLASWFSTEVAGEDSPTVAFAQAVDADLETVYFGNILTAFVIAILAAVVYNLLDVVAPAVISVPSPTLLGLLTGLASLIPVVGMKLVYVPLGIVLAAVAALNDPALLWFPVVFLLAAFVVVDTIPELLLRPYVSGRDLHTGLVMLAYVLGPVLFGWYGLFLGPLLLVLLVHFVQVIVPELVERDEFRVGDRRTESGATDETATGPQLRIRAPVAAFARRERTPDGGSSHGPESGGSSHGTEE, encoded by the coding sequence ATGAGCTGGGTACGAGAGTTCTCCTTCGACCGCGAGCGACTGGCGTGGTGGCTGGTCGCGGTCGGGTTAGCGCTCGCGCTGGGGTACATCGTCGCCTCGTTCCTCGGGACCTTCCTGCTCGGCCTGTTCGTCTACTACGCGACCCGGCCGATGTACCGGCGACTGCTCGACCGGTTGCACCAACCGACGCTGACCGCTATCACCGCGCTGTTCGGGCTGGCGCTGCCCGGACTCGTCCTGCTCGGATACACCGTGGTCGTCAGCGTCCGCGAACTGAGTTCGCTGGCCGGAGTCGGCTTCGAGGAACTCGAAGGCGTCCTCGGAACGCAGATGAACCTGTCGCAACTGCTCGACCCCCAGCAACTGCTGGCACTCCTGCAGACGACCCCCCAACAACTGCAGGCGGACCTCCAGCAGTTCGCCGCCCAGCGCGGGGCCGAGACGGTCCGCGAAATTCTGGGGTCGGTGTTCACCGTGCTCGGCGTTCTCGCCAGCACCGCGCTCGGTATCGTCATCACGCTCGTGGTCGCGTTCTACCTGCTTCGGGACGACTACCGACTCGCGTCGTGGTTCAGCACGGAGGTCGCGGGCGAAGACAGTCCGACGGTGGCGTTCGCGCAGGCGGTGGACGCCGACCTCGAAACCGTCTACTTCGGCAACATCCTGACCGCGTTCGTCATCGCAATTCTGGCCGCAGTGGTCTACAACCTGCTCGACGTAGTGGCCCCGGCCGTGATATCCGTGCCCTCGCCGACCCTCCTCGGGTTGCTGACCGGACTCGCCAGCCTCATCCCGGTGGTCGGAATGAAACTGGTGTACGTCCCCCTCGGAATCGTGTTGGCCGCGGTGGCCGCGCTCAACGACCCGGCCTTACTGTGGTTCCCGGTGGTGTTCCTCCTCGCGGCGTTCGTCGTCGTAGACACGATTCCCGAACTCCTCCTGCGTCCGTACGTCTCCGGCAGGGACCTCCACACCGGTCTCGTCATGCTGGCGTACGTCCTCGGCCCGGTGCTGTTCGGCTGGTACGGACTCTTCCTCGGCCCGCTACTCCTCGTGCTGCTCGTCCACTTCGTGCAGGTCATCGTGCCGGAACTGGTCGAACGCGACGAGTTCCGCGTCGGCGACCGTCGGACGGAGTCCGGCGCGACAGACGAGACAGCGACCGGACCGCAACTCCGAATCCGCGCTCCCGTCGCGGCGTTCGCCCGCCGGGAACGGACTCCCGACGGCGGGTCGAGTCACGGCCCCGAGTCCGGCGGTTCGAGCCACGGCACGGAGGAGTAG
- the dnaG gene encoding DNA primase DnaG, whose protein sequence is MDDTAKYVIHADITADGVVERSDVVGAVFGQTEGLLGDDLDLRDLQQSSKLGRIDVDIDSENGQSFGTITIASSLDKVETSILAAALETISRVGPCRATVSVASIEDVRAAKRRKVVERAKQLLSDSFDEDVMTSREILEEVRQSVRVEDIVEYEGLPAGPRVADSDAIIVVEGRADVLNLLKYGVKNAVAVEGTNVPNAVAELTQNRTVTVFLDGDRGGDLIRKELAQVGDIDYVAFAPSNKSVEDLARHEVMSALRSKRSFEESMNDESSPDSDATDSGATDLDSTDRDPTPPESSANEAGPAATDGSARPAPESDETAGPDGPVTPAPETAGPGAGAESADSASPDAATESTETGPAEAPEVTDDADEPTGESTIDPAVRTASASETGDSDPSEGDAAEEDSESGPVTLRGHVETVVDAETGTARLLDESFETVAEVAAENAFDAVESAEEAPYAVVVDGTLEQRVLDVSAQRGVRQVVARDLGEFVKQPADVRVQTADKF, encoded by the coding sequence ATGGACGACACAGCAAAATACGTCATTCACGCCGATATCACCGCCGACGGGGTGGTAGAACGGAGTGACGTCGTCGGGGCCGTCTTCGGGCAGACCGAGGGGCTACTCGGCGACGACTTGGACCTCCGAGACCTCCAGCAGTCGTCGAAACTCGGCCGCATAGACGTCGATATCGACAGCGAGAACGGACAGTCGTTCGGCACGATAACCATCGCGTCGAGCCTCGACAAGGTAGAGACCTCCATCCTCGCCGCGGCGTTGGAGACCATCAGTCGCGTCGGTCCCTGCCGGGCCACCGTCTCCGTCGCTAGCATCGAGGACGTGCGCGCCGCCAAGCGCCGCAAGGTGGTCGAGCGCGCCAAGCAACTCCTCTCGGACTCGTTCGACGAGGACGTGATGACCAGTCGGGAGATTCTGGAGGAGGTGCGCCAGAGCGTCCGCGTCGAGGACATCGTAGAGTACGAGGGCCTGCCAGCGGGTCCGCGCGTCGCCGACAGCGACGCCATCATCGTCGTCGAGGGGCGGGCGGACGTGCTGAACCTCCTGAAGTACGGCGTCAAGAACGCCGTCGCGGTCGAAGGCACCAACGTCCCCAACGCGGTGGCCGAACTCACCCAGAACCGCACCGTCACCGTCTTCCTCGACGGCGACCGGGGCGGCGACCTCATCCGGAAGGAACTCGCACAGGTCGGCGACATCGACTACGTCGCGTTCGCGCCGTCGAACAAGTCGGTCGAAGACCTCGCACGTCACGAGGTCATGTCGGCACTCAGGAGCAAACGCTCCTTCGAAGAGTCGATGAACGACGAGTCGTCGCCCGACTCCGACGCGACAGACTCGGGTGCGACCGACCTCGATTCGACCGACCGCGACCCGACGCCGCCCGAGTCGAGTGCGAACGAGGCCGGCCCCGCCGCGACCGACGGGAGCGCGCGTCCCGCACCCGAGAGCGACGAGACCGCGGGACCTGACGGTCCCGTGACGCCAGCCCCGGAGACCGCAGGGCCGGGTGCAGGTGCCGAGAGCGCTGACTCCGCCAGTCCCGACGCCGCGACCGAATCGACAGAGACCGGCCCGGCGGAGGCTCCCGAGGTGACGGACGACGCGGACGAACCGACCGGCGAATCGACAATCGACCCTGCCGTCCGGACTGCTTCGGCGTCGGAAACCGGCGACTCCGACCCGTCGGAGGGAGACGCCGCCGAGGAGGATTCGGAGTCGGGACCGGTGACCCTGCGCGGTCACGTCGAGACCGTCGTGGACGCCGAGACGGGGACCGCTCGCCTGCTGGACGAGTCGTTCGAGACCGTCGCCGAGGTGGCGGCCGAGAACGCCTTCGACGCCGTGGAGAGCGCCGAGGAAGCGCCCTACGCGGTGGTCGTGGACGGGACGCTCGAACAGCGCGTCCTCGACGTGTCGGCCCAGCGCGGCGTTCGACAGGTCGTCGCCCGCGACCTCGGGGAGTTCGTCAAGCAGCCCGCGGACGTGCGGGTGCAGACCGCCGACAAGTTCTGA
- a CDS encoding PQQ-binding-like beta-propeller repeat protein: MRSSRCPSTTGAFAGGSRTDSGTTPSRWLTAGRTSANPVRVALESRSLLGELTRDRPRVAWRSRGPSFGLAPVRVGDVVVVPDGSDGPHEINSGRLYAFDPDTGEERWQQKVEMNALAPAARGDTVFAPGFTYDDVREVGVVRALDARTGSVRWSARLPRWPSGAFGAGDSLLVGGGNRGTPGVTALDADSGAERWTVETDADTDALAPAGDNVFAGSRAGTVYAFR; the protein is encoded by the coding sequence GTGCGGTCCTCGCGCTGTCCGTCGACGACGGGGGCGTTCGCTGGCGGTTCCCGAACGGACTCGGGAACCACGCCGTCGCGCTGGCTGACGGCCGGGCGTACGTCGGCCAACCCGGTCCGCGTCGCGCTCGAATCCCGGTCACTGCTCGGGGAACTCACCCGCGACCGGCCCCGCGTCGCGTGGCGGAGTCGCGGCCCCTCGTTCGGTCTCGCGCCAGTTCGAGTCGGCGACGTCGTCGTGGTCCCCGACGGTTCGGACGGTCCGCACGAAATCAATTCCGGCCGACTGTACGCCTTCGACCCCGACACCGGCGAGGAGCGGTGGCAACAGAAGGTCGAGATGAACGCGCTCGCGCCCGCCGCGCGCGGCGACACCGTGTTCGCGCCGGGATTCACCTACGACGACGTTCGGGAGGTTGGCGTCGTCCGCGCACTCGACGCCCGAACCGGGTCGGTCCGGTGGTCCGCCCGACTCCCGCGGTGGCCCTCGGGCGCGTTCGGTGCGGGCGACTCCCTGCTGGTCGGCGGTGGCAACCGCGGAACGCCCGGCGTGACCGCGCTCGACGCCGACTCGGGAGCGGAGCGGTGGACCGTCGAGACCGACGCCGACACCGACGCGCTGGCCCCCGCGGGCGACAACGTGTTCGCCGGGAGTCGCGCAGGAACGGTGTACGCGTTCAGATAG
- a CDS encoding sugar phosphate isomerase/epimerase: MRPAIQLYTLRELDEPLPDLLRRVGDTAFEGVEFAGLGDSDPDEIRNALDDAGLDAAAAHVGVEALESDLDGVVESYESLDCDRVVVPYLDETQFASEAAVTDTARRLETLAGRLDERGIALGYHNHDHEFAALGGRTAFDLLADETDFDLELDVGWATAAGRDPIDLLGHLRGRVPLVHLKDVAGDRPVELGEGDVDAEACVRAAREAGTEWLVYEHDDPEDPEASLAHGAETLAGLLS, translated from the coding sequence GTGCGACCTGCCATACAACTCTACACGCTTCGGGAGTTGGACGAACCGCTCCCCGACCTCCTCCGGCGCGTCGGCGACACCGCGTTCGAGGGCGTCGAGTTCGCGGGACTCGGCGACTCGGACCCCGACGAGATTCGGAACGCGCTGGACGACGCCGGACTCGACGCCGCCGCGGCCCACGTCGGCGTCGAGGCCCTCGAATCCGACCTCGACGGCGTGGTCGAGAGCTACGAGTCGCTGGACTGCGACCGCGTCGTCGTGCCGTATCTGGACGAGACCCAGTTCGCCAGCGAGGCGGCCGTCACCGACACCGCCCGCAGACTCGAAACGCTCGCGGGCCGACTGGACGAGCGCGGTATCGCGCTGGGCTATCACAACCACGACCACGAGTTCGCCGCCCTCGGCGGCCGGACGGCCTTCGACCTGCTCGCCGACGAGACCGACTTCGACCTCGAACTCGACGTGGGGTGGGCGACCGCCGCGGGCCGCGACCCCATCGACCTGCTCGGACACCTCCGCGGGCGCGTCCCGTTGGTCCACCTCAAGGACGTGGCGGGCGACCGGCCGGTCGAGTTGGGCGAGGGAGACGTGGACGCGGAGGCCTGCGTCCGCGCCGCGCGGGAGGCCGGGACCGAGTGGCTGGTCTACGAACACGACGACCCCGAAGACCCCGAGGCGTCGCTGGCGCACGGCGCAGAGACGCTGGCGGGACTGCTATCCTGA
- a CDS encoding glycosyltransferase family 1 protein, with translation MRILIVPELYRPDDATANGTLNDAVVWVEQWLDIDPDLHVYWLLAPPEVADYDREYVLADRERVTLVETEPFMHGRRHQNAFTESGYSEDQLEALAAVTYDQLGYVDVVVDQLRRGRADLYKWLLALDGHRVGHPSPVDIVANVHDLQLPFKYANTGWRNEFQRETEIADAVLSDGMWFKAAIDVEGMREHGHEFMQESVVDRALDDAVLTGSPIDFSRFDAEYADEPEYLHVAGSIWDKKQVGTVMEIAELLHDRFGIRTVMTSMSAIPDEYADLPWVEAYPKASREEFEAALRTGDLCVSATEYETLARTWFEQAGSGQVLIARNQPWIYDAIPRDYELAGTIEELPDVAVWAVENWDEAVAESRRMLEYVAEIRDPVRSGRRTYDDAAERVAEKVDAYEPDRNDELVGDALAEAADDGRVALDDLNRATAAFTEGGEPILEGKCALSEVLFALRRRGYEDTGNSGTPIFERRE, from the coding sequence ATGCGCATACTCATCGTTCCCGAACTCTACCGACCCGACGACGCCACCGCCAACGGCACGCTCAACGACGCGGTGGTCTGGGTCGAACAGTGGTTGGATATCGACCCGGACCTCCACGTCTACTGGTTGCTCGCACCGCCCGAGGTGGCCGACTACGACCGCGAGTACGTGCTGGCCGACCGCGAGCGCGTGACGCTCGTTGAGACCGAACCGTTCATGCACGGACGCCGACACCAGAACGCGTTCACGGAGTCGGGGTACAGCGAGGACCAACTGGAGGCGCTCGCGGCGGTGACCTACGACCAACTGGGCTACGTGGACGTGGTGGTGGACCAACTTCGCAGGGGACGGGCGGACCTCTACAAGTGGCTGCTCGCGCTCGACGGCCACCGGGTCGGCCACCCGTCCCCGGTCGATATCGTCGCGAACGTCCACGACCTGCAACTCCCGTTCAAGTACGCGAACACCGGGTGGCGAAACGAGTTCCAGCGCGAGACCGAAATCGCCGACGCGGTCCTGAGCGACGGAATGTGGTTCAAGGCCGCCATCGACGTGGAGGGCATGCGCGAGCACGGCCACGAGTTCATGCAGGAGTCGGTGGTAGACCGGGCGCTGGACGACGCGGTCCTGACCGGAAGTCCCATCGACTTCTCGCGGTTCGACGCCGAGTACGCCGACGAACCCGAGTACCTCCACGTCGCGGGGTCCATCTGGGACAAGAAGCAGGTCGGGACCGTGATGGAAATTGCAGAACTGCTCCACGACAGGTTCGGCATCCGGACCGTGATGACGAGCATGAGCGCGATTCCCGACGAGTACGCCGACCTGCCGTGGGTCGAGGCCTATCCGAAGGCGTCCCGCGAGGAGTTCGAGGCCGCGCTCCGGACTGGCGACCTCTGCGTCTCGGCGACCGAGTACGAGACGCTGGCCCGGACGTGGTTCGAGCAGGCCGGGAGCGGGCAGGTCCTGATAGCCCGGAACCAGCCGTGGATATACGACGCCATCCCGCGGGACTACGAGTTGGCCGGGACCATCGAGGAACTGCCGGACGTCGCGGTGTGGGCGGTCGAGAACTGGGACGAGGCGGTCGCCGAGAGCAGGCGGATGCTGGAGTACGTCGCGGAGATTCGGGACCCGGTGCGGTCGGGGCGGCGCACCTACGACGACGCGGCCGAGCGCGTCGCCGAGAAGGTGGACGCCTACGAACCGGACCGCAATGACGAACTCGTCGGGGACGCGCTGGCCGAGGCGGCGGACGACGGCCGGGTCGCGCTCGACGACTTGAATCGAGCGACCGCCGCGTTCACGGAGGGCGGCGAGCCGATTCTGGAGGGGAAGTGCGCACTGAGCGAGGTTCTGTTCGCTCTTCGGCGACGAGGGTACGAGGACACCGGGAACTCGGGGACGCCCATCTTCGAGCGACGCGAGTAG